The following DNA comes from Synergistaceae bacterium.
TGCATTTTTATCAAATTCCATGTAAGATTAAGTATTCTGAAATATAACATTCTTGGAGAACCACGGGGGCCAACCGAAATATGGGTACGACCGAGATACATGTTTGTCTCTCATGTCGTCCAGCTTGGTGGATCGTCAACCACCACTTAAGGTGAATTATGAGAATAAAATATACAATATGTCTGACGAAATTTATCCTTACATTTAATTTTGTCAAGGTACTAGCAAGGTTCGAATGATTTTGCCGGCAACTCCAGAGACGAAGATTGAAGGGGCATCTTGAAGGGGCATTACGAAGATTGAATACGGCGACGAACGCCTTAACATGCCCGACGGACGTTGTTAAATACTTCGCCGCTCTTGGGCGAAGGAAACACAAGTTCATCGCCATCGCTGACGATCTGAACCTCCCAATCAGCCAATACTTTCGTCAATATCGCATTCATGGGAATATGGATTTTTTTCCCTGATTTTGCGGTTTCTGGTCGAACAGTTAAAGTTTCTTCTCGAAAGTCAATATCGTTCCACTAAACTAAATCGCATTCCTCAGTTCAATACACGGCACCGCCCCCAATGCCGCCCCACACAAATCAACCACCAATACAAGCACTAACAACAACTTCCTCATAACAAACGCCTCCCTGTATTTTTGTCCAACTGCCAGCTTTCAGATCTTTTCTGTTAAGTGTAATGTTTTCTACATTTTGCTATGTATATCGAATTGTCCTCGATACTATATATTAGCCGGTGCTCTTCATTAATTCTTCGACTCCAAAAACCTTCAAGGTCGTACTTCAGTGGTTCAGGCCTCCCGATACCTTCATTCCCATTTCGCTCTATGTCGTGAAGAAGTTCATTGATTTTACGAATAAATTTTCGGTCATTCTCTATCCAATAACAATAATCTTCCCATGCGACGTCTGAGAAAATTTTATTCATCATCCACCAGCCTTTTAGTCTGACCGTCACCGCGTCTTAATTGCTCAATAGAAACCAGTAAACGCGCGTAATCTGTCTTATTTTCGCGAATGTATAGATTTTCCATGATATTGTTATATTCCGATTCCGACATGACAACTACGTTTTCATTTTGCCCACGCGTGACAATGATTGTTTCAAAATCGTGCACCGCCACATCACAATATTTCTCAAAATCGTTTTTTATGTTAGAGCAATCAATTGCTATCATATCTCAACAGATCCTTTCAGAGTACTAATACCTACTTATAACGAGTAGATACATTTCGCATAGTATTTCTTTGACTATAAAGTCAAAGAAAAAGCTGAATCTCGCAAAGCTCGTAGAAAGATTCCACGAGCGCCGTTGTAGTACCGATCTACAATAATATTTCCATCACAGTAGAGACAGACGATTCTAGCTCCAGGCGTATTTAAAATTTCACCCCGTCTGTCATCCAATCTTTTCCTTTTCATAGCCCAATCTCCTTGCCCAGTCTCCTTGCTTCGTTTTTCTACCAGATCAATTTCATATCACCGACCTCGTCATGTCCTCACCGGAGGCGGATTTCAGCAAGGACTCAGACTTAAATGCCTTTTCAGGCAAGGCGGACGCAATTGCGCTTTCTATTTCTCTGCTGATCATAGTCCATTTGAACAGCCTGGATAGCCTGCACGATCACGTCGCCGGGGGTAGTTGCGGAGAACTCCAGTGCCCTATCTCGTCTTGTTCACGCAAAAATGCATACGTCTCCGGCGTTGCCGGCAAAATTCATTTTCACCATATTAAAATAGCTCATAGGTTCTAAAGCCAATTTTTTATCGCCTGGATGACTTTTTGCCACGTAGTTTCTGAGACGTTACTCGTCACAT
Coding sequences within:
- a CDS encoding Txe/YoeB family addiction module toxin is translated as MNKIFSDVAWEDYCYWIENDRKFIRKINELLHDIERNGNEGIGRPEPLKYDLEGFWSRRINEEHRLIYSIEDNSIYIAKCRKHYT
- a CDS encoding type II toxin-antitoxin system prevent-host-death family antitoxin codes for the protein MIAIDCSNIKNDFEKYCDVAVHDFETIIVTRGQNENVVVMSESEYNNIMENLYIRENKTDYARLLVSIEQLRRGDGQTKRLVDDE